From Etheostoma cragini isolate CJK2018 chromosome 14, CSU_Ecrag_1.0, whole genome shotgun sequence, the proteins below share one genomic window:
- the zbtb22b gene encoding zinc finger and BTB domain-containing protein 22b isoform X1, which translates to MQSLPMEVGSSSSSAPSDTSGPAVQVCFPGAQASVLDSLNRQREDGRLCDLSIHVQGQVFKAHRCVLAASSPYFHDQVLLKNMSTVSIPAVMDPLAFESVLSCAYTGQLRMLREDIVNYLTVGSVLQMWHIVDKCTELLREGRAAAGGGSSGGGGGGGGGGDSVQDGASVGRSGGSANLGCSSSNVDGAAGGVNGAGSDGDGGVGGGQSQVVGSDEPQCAPQPPSRPSVSESQSPSSTNYFSPRDGSGFGGSGAAAAGASVDGGGASNTPSYCTPSGGEEAFLIEEEEEEVEEEEEEVLYHQRKRGRGGGSGRRKKMSSVSEQEVGVSDSFGVSSYQDGEDSALPLLKRPTYSQPSIMPRKQWVVVKTERMEDDDLIVVSGDEGGEDEEDEDEREMELARERERSDFNISNVRSLSGDLGGRAESDMDSQVDYCHSSEDYLKFEGSLMDQTLAQHLHDSAAGQSQSANRAVSALLGQVQSAASARAQLFPLDMQGNQILLYSQASGLSLDNNSPSLGMAGAMMGGASFKGPSLEHGAVHLSVQGGMGADGMDGGGVGGGSGGGNGIGGSGKVFMCHCGKTFTHKSMRDRHINMHLDLRPFHCPVCAKKFKMKHHLTEHMKTHTGLKPYDCLGCGKKFMWRDSFMRHRSHCERRSGLGESGEGGSSGEGGRRGGGEDGPDLISSPHLLLSAGEGGQGSIMGGGARGGVSVSSPHLSGAVMSPQHAGVSATGSSSSSNSVINSSSVAMSNSMAAAGALLGVVSQSPGQGSGMFSGLGLGRSVCEEDVCEVNANDSSVT; encoded by the exons GTACTACTGAAGAACATGTCCACAGTCTCCATCCCGGCGGTAATGGACCCGCTGGCCTTCGAGAGCGTGCTGAGCTGCGCCTACACCGGCCAGCTCCGGATGCTGCGCGAGGACATCGTCAACTACCTCACGGTGGGCAGCGTCCTGCAGATGTGGCACATCGTGGACAAATGCACCGAGCTGCTGAGGGAGGGCCGGGCTGCAGCGGGAGGAGGGAGCAGTGGAGGAGGCGGTGGTGGTGGCGGCGGCGGCGACAGCGTCCAAGATGGTGCCAGTGTTGGAAGAAGTGGAGGCTCAGCTAACCTcggatgcagcagcagcaatgttGACGGTGCGGCAGGCGGTGTTAACGGAGCTGGAAGTGATGGTGATGGGGGTGTCGGAGGTGGTCAATCCCAGGTGGTGGGGTCCGACGAGCCCCAGTGCGCCCCCCAACCCCCCAGCCGCCCCTCGGTGAGCGAGAGCCAGTCTCCCAGCAGCACCAACTACTTCAGCCCCAGGGACGGGAGCGGCTTTGGAGGAAGCGGTGCGGCCGCGGCGGGGGCTTCAGTAGACGGGGGCGGGGCTAGCAACACCCCCAGCTACTGCACCCCATCAGGAGGGGAGGAAGCCTTCCTcattgaggaagaggaggaggaagtagaggaggaagaggaggaggtgctgTACCaccagaggaagagaggaagaggaggagggagcgggaggaggaagaaaatgaGCTCAGTGTCAGAGCAGGAAGTCGGGGTCAGCGACAGCTTTGGCGTGTCTTCCTATCAG GACGGGGAGGACTCAGCGTTGCCGCTGCTGAAGCGTCCCACCTACAGCCAGCCCAGCATCATGCCGCGTAAACAGTGGGTGGTGGTGAAAACCGAACGCATGGAGGACGACGACCTCATCGTCGTGTCCGGGGACGAGGGAGGAGAAGACGAGGAGGACGAGGATGAGAGGGAGATGGAGCTggccagagagagggagagaagcgACTTCAACATCTCCAACGTTAGGAGCCTCTCAGGCGATCTGGGGGGCAGAGCTGAGAGCGACATGGACTCACAG gTGGACTACTGCCATTCTTCAGAAGACTACCTCAAGTTTGAAGGCAGTCTAATGGACCAGACTTTAGCCCAGCACCTTCATGACAGTGCAGCAGGTCAGAGCCAGAGTGCTAACCGGGCTGTTTCAGCGCTGCTGGGCCAGGTCCAGTCTGCAGCCTCTGCCCGGGCCCAGCTCTTCCCCCTGGACATGCAGGGGAACCAGATCCTCCTCTACAGCCAGGCATCCGGACTCTCTCTAGACAACAACTCCCCTTCCCTGGGGATGGCAGGCGCCATGATGGGAGGGGCCTCTTTCAAAGGTCCCAGTCTGGAGCACGGTGCGGTCCACCTGTCGGTCCAGGGCGGCATGGGAGCTGACGGCATGGACGGTGGGGGGGTTGGAGGTGGGAGTGGGGGCGGCAACGGCATTGGGGGTTCTGGGAAAGTGTTCATGTGCCACTGTGGGAAGACCTTTACCCACAAGAGCATGAGGGACCGCCACATTAACATGCATCTAGACCTGAGGCCTTTCCACTGCCCCGTCTGCGCCAAGAAGTTCAAGATGAAGCATCACCTCACAGAGCACATGAAGACGCACACGGGCCTCAAGCCGTACGACTGCCTAGGCTGCGGCAAGAAGTTCATGTGGCGCGACAGCTTCATGAGGCACCGCTCGCACTGTGAGAGGCGCAGCGGGCTGGGAGAGAGCGGAGAAGGCGGGAGCAGCGGCgagggagggagaagaggaggaggtgaggaTGGGCCTGATTTGATCTCCTCGCCTCACCTCCTCCTGTCTGCAGGTGAGGGAGGACAGGGCAGTATTATGGGCGGAGGAGCGAGAGGAGGAGTGTCAGTTTCTTCTCCACACCTTTCCGGCGCCGTTATGTCGCCGCAACACGCCGGCGTCTCAGCCACgggaagtagcagcagcagtaacaGTGTGATTAACAGCAGCAGCGTTGCTATGAGCAACAGCATGGCTGCCGCAGGGGCGCTTCTAGGGGTCGTCTCCCAGAGTCCCGGTCAGGGATCTGGGATGTTTTCTGGTCTAGGTTTAGGTCgaagtgtgtgtgaggaagaCGTGTGTGAAGTCAATGCCAATGATAGTAGCGTGACTTAA
- the zbtb22b gene encoding zinc finger and BTB domain-containing protein 22b isoform X2 — protein MEVGSSSSSAPSDTSGPAVQVCFPGAQASVLDSLNRQREDGRLCDLSIHVQGQVFKAHRCVLAASSPYFHDQVLLKNMSTVSIPAVMDPLAFESVLSCAYTGQLRMLREDIVNYLTVGSVLQMWHIVDKCTELLREGRAAAGGGSSGGGGGGGGGGDSVQDGASVGRSGGSANLGCSSSNVDGAAGGVNGAGSDGDGGVGGGQSQVVGSDEPQCAPQPPSRPSVSESQSPSSTNYFSPRDGSGFGGSGAAAAGASVDGGGASNTPSYCTPSGGEEAFLIEEEEEEVEEEEEEVLYHQRKRGRGGGSGRRKKMSSVSEQEVGVSDSFGVSSYQDGEDSALPLLKRPTYSQPSIMPRKQWVVVKTERMEDDDLIVVSGDEGGEDEEDEDEREMELARERERSDFNISNVRSLSGDLGGRAESDMDSQVDYCHSSEDYLKFEGSLMDQTLAQHLHDSAAGQSQSANRAVSALLGQVQSAASARAQLFPLDMQGNQILLYSQASGLSLDNNSPSLGMAGAMMGGASFKGPSLEHGAVHLSVQGGMGADGMDGGGVGGGSGGGNGIGGSGKVFMCHCGKTFTHKSMRDRHINMHLDLRPFHCPVCAKKFKMKHHLTEHMKTHTGLKPYDCLGCGKKFMWRDSFMRHRSHCERRSGLGESGEGGSSGEGGRRGGGEDGPDLISSPHLLLSAGEGGQGSIMGGGARGGVSVSSPHLSGAVMSPQHAGVSATGSSSSSNSVINSSSVAMSNSMAAAGALLGVVSQSPGQGSGMFSGLGLGRSVCEEDVCEVNANDSSVT, from the exons GTACTACTGAAGAACATGTCCACAGTCTCCATCCCGGCGGTAATGGACCCGCTGGCCTTCGAGAGCGTGCTGAGCTGCGCCTACACCGGCCAGCTCCGGATGCTGCGCGAGGACATCGTCAACTACCTCACGGTGGGCAGCGTCCTGCAGATGTGGCACATCGTGGACAAATGCACCGAGCTGCTGAGGGAGGGCCGGGCTGCAGCGGGAGGAGGGAGCAGTGGAGGAGGCGGTGGTGGTGGCGGCGGCGGCGACAGCGTCCAAGATGGTGCCAGTGTTGGAAGAAGTGGAGGCTCAGCTAACCTcggatgcagcagcagcaatgttGACGGTGCGGCAGGCGGTGTTAACGGAGCTGGAAGTGATGGTGATGGGGGTGTCGGAGGTGGTCAATCCCAGGTGGTGGGGTCCGACGAGCCCCAGTGCGCCCCCCAACCCCCCAGCCGCCCCTCGGTGAGCGAGAGCCAGTCTCCCAGCAGCACCAACTACTTCAGCCCCAGGGACGGGAGCGGCTTTGGAGGAAGCGGTGCGGCCGCGGCGGGGGCTTCAGTAGACGGGGGCGGGGCTAGCAACACCCCCAGCTACTGCACCCCATCAGGAGGGGAGGAAGCCTTCCTcattgaggaagaggaggaggaagtagaggaggaagaggaggaggtgctgTACCaccagaggaagagaggaagaggaggagggagcgggaggaggaagaaaatgaGCTCAGTGTCAGAGCAGGAAGTCGGGGTCAGCGACAGCTTTGGCGTGTCTTCCTATCAG GACGGGGAGGACTCAGCGTTGCCGCTGCTGAAGCGTCCCACCTACAGCCAGCCCAGCATCATGCCGCGTAAACAGTGGGTGGTGGTGAAAACCGAACGCATGGAGGACGACGACCTCATCGTCGTGTCCGGGGACGAGGGAGGAGAAGACGAGGAGGACGAGGATGAGAGGGAGATGGAGCTggccagagagagggagagaagcgACTTCAACATCTCCAACGTTAGGAGCCTCTCAGGCGATCTGGGGGGCAGAGCTGAGAGCGACATGGACTCACAG gTGGACTACTGCCATTCTTCAGAAGACTACCTCAAGTTTGAAGGCAGTCTAATGGACCAGACTTTAGCCCAGCACCTTCATGACAGTGCAGCAGGTCAGAGCCAGAGTGCTAACCGGGCTGTTTCAGCGCTGCTGGGCCAGGTCCAGTCTGCAGCCTCTGCCCGGGCCCAGCTCTTCCCCCTGGACATGCAGGGGAACCAGATCCTCCTCTACAGCCAGGCATCCGGACTCTCTCTAGACAACAACTCCCCTTCCCTGGGGATGGCAGGCGCCATGATGGGAGGGGCCTCTTTCAAAGGTCCCAGTCTGGAGCACGGTGCGGTCCACCTGTCGGTCCAGGGCGGCATGGGAGCTGACGGCATGGACGGTGGGGGGGTTGGAGGTGGGAGTGGGGGCGGCAACGGCATTGGGGGTTCTGGGAAAGTGTTCATGTGCCACTGTGGGAAGACCTTTACCCACAAGAGCATGAGGGACCGCCACATTAACATGCATCTAGACCTGAGGCCTTTCCACTGCCCCGTCTGCGCCAAGAAGTTCAAGATGAAGCATCACCTCACAGAGCACATGAAGACGCACACGGGCCTCAAGCCGTACGACTGCCTAGGCTGCGGCAAGAAGTTCATGTGGCGCGACAGCTTCATGAGGCACCGCTCGCACTGTGAGAGGCGCAGCGGGCTGGGAGAGAGCGGAGAAGGCGGGAGCAGCGGCgagggagggagaagaggaggaggtgaggaTGGGCCTGATTTGATCTCCTCGCCTCACCTCCTCCTGTCTGCAGGTGAGGGAGGACAGGGCAGTATTATGGGCGGAGGAGCGAGAGGAGGAGTGTCAGTTTCTTCTCCACACCTTTCCGGCGCCGTTATGTCGCCGCAACACGCCGGCGTCTCAGCCACgggaagtagcagcagcagtaacaGTGTGATTAACAGCAGCAGCGTTGCTATGAGCAACAGCATGGCTGCCGCAGGGGCGCTTCTAGGGGTCGTCTCCCAGAGTCCCGGTCAGGGATCTGGGATGTTTTCTGGTCTAGGTTTAGGTCgaagtgtgtgtgaggaagaCGTGTGTGAAGTCAATGCCAATGATAGTAGCGTGACTTAA